Proteins encoded within one genomic window of Salipaludibacillus agaradhaerens:
- a CDS encoding ABC transporter substrate-binding protein, translating to MKRMVVLVAWALMTLIITACGGDGAGSKDNNAVSLWVHTSDETPEGKAMQAIVDRFNQEYEGTYSADIEFIPRSESGGGYEDKINAALTTNSLPDVLTLDGPNTAAYAEAGMIAAIDEYITNKDDLLPSIIQQGTYDEKLYAVGFSESGVGIFYNKEMFEEAGVDLSTLPTVEEPWDWDQFMALNETLVTKYDKPAIDMGFNDQSEWLMYAFSPFLWSQGGNIVSEDGSTAEGVFNDENAVKTLTFIQTMIEEGYSTITPVEKGFHTEEYAMKLGGSWTIAEMEEYPDVAYGIMPYPTSPDTDELVSPSGSWQYAMSATTDKEEAAGALIDFMMSTESLTEITLANSVLPAAYSVIEEVQGEVSDEMNILIEQNAASAHARPVLSQYPQISRIFQQTISDVTYYEENNDIQALLNEKVQQMENVLN from the coding sequence ATGAAAAGAATGGTTGTACTCGTTGCATGGGCACTTATGACTTTAATTATTACAGCGTGTGGTGGAGATGGGGCCGGCAGCAAGGATAATAATGCGGTGTCTCTTTGGGTTCATACTTCTGATGAAACTCCTGAAGGAAAAGCGATGCAAGCGATTGTTGATCGATTTAACCAAGAGTATGAAGGAACGTATTCAGCAGACATTGAGTTTATTCCTAGAAGTGAAAGTGGTGGCGGATATGAAGATAAAATAAACGCTGCTTTAACGACAAATTCATTACCAGACGTTTTGACATTAGATGGGCCGAATACCGCTGCTTATGCGGAGGCAGGTATGATCGCAGCGATTGATGAGTATATCACGAACAAAGATGATTTGCTTCCGAGTATCATTCAGCAAGGAACATATGATGAAAAATTATATGCAGTTGGTTTTTCTGAATCTGGTGTGGGCATTTTTTATAATAAGGAGATGTTTGAAGAGGCAGGTGTAGATTTATCGACATTACCAACAGTAGAGGAGCCTTGGGACTGGGATCAATTCATGGCGTTAAATGAAACACTAGTAACTAAATACGATAAACCGGCAATTGACATGGGTTTTAATGATCAAAGTGAATGGTTAATGTATGCGTTTTCCCCGTTTTTGTGGTCACAAGGAGGAAATATTGTTTCAGAAGATGGTTCCACGGCAGAAGGTGTTTTTAATGATGAAAATGCTGTTAAAACGTTAACTTTCATTCAAACGATGATTGAAGAAGGTTATAGCACGATTACCCCAGTTGAAAAAGGATTCCACACTGAAGAGTATGCGATGAAGCTAGGAGGTTCATGGACAATTGCAGAAATGGAAGAATATCCAGATGTGGCGTATGGTATTATGCCGTATCCAACCTCACCTGATACAGATGAACTTGTTTCTCCCTCAGGAAGTTGGCAGTATGCCATGTCTGCCACAACCGATAAGGAAGAAGCAGCAGGTGCTTTAATCGACTTCATGATGTCAACAGAATCCTTAACCGAAATTACACTAGCAAATAGCGTTCTTCCAGCTGCTTACTCAGTAATAGAAGAAGTACAAGGAGAAGTATCGGATGAAATGAACATTTTAATCGAACAGAATGCAGCATCTGCACATGCACGTCCAGTATTATCCCAGTACCCACAAATTAGCCGTATCTTCCAGCAAACAATTAGTGATGTTACGTACTATGAGGAAAACAATGATATTCAGGCATTATTGAATGAAAAAGTTCAGCAAATGGAAAATGTCTTGAATTAA
- a CDS encoding carbohydrate ABC transporter permease, whose product MNINKRENVAAYSFLAPTLILLGLFLIIPAVLAIYYAFTDYYLLTPDRRQFVGLDNFIEIFKDPIFKQSLKNILIFVTCVIPIQVGSALGLALLINKQRKGNIFFKVAFFSPVVLSLVVISVLWLYLLNPSEGLVNNVLVNIGLNPQPFLSSPNQAIYTIVFVSAWQGAGYQMLIFLAGLQNIPNTVYEAADIDGVNKWQRFIHITMPLLKPTSILIMITTLIAAFKLIIQPMVMTQGGPMNSTITPVYYIYQTGFSDRMIGYASAMTVIFGILIGIVTLIQSKVTKEDDI is encoded by the coding sequence ATGAATATAAATAAAAGGGAGAATGTTGCAGCTTATAGTTTTTTAGCACCGACATTAATTTTGTTGGGTCTCTTTTTGATCATACCTGCAGTACTAGCGATTTACTATGCTTTTACAGATTACTATTTGTTAACACCAGATAGAAGGCAGTTCGTCGGATTAGACAATTTCATTGAAATCTTCAAAGACCCGATCTTTAAGCAAAGTTTGAAGAATATCCTCATCTTTGTCACGTGTGTTATCCCTATTCAAGTAGGATCAGCATTAGGGTTAGCATTATTAATTAACAAACAAAGAAAGGGAAATATATTTTTTAAAGTGGCATTTTTTTCTCCAGTGGTCTTATCTTTAGTTGTGATATCTGTATTATGGCTGTACTTGTTAAATCCATCCGAAGGGTTGGTGAATAATGTACTCGTTAACATTGGCTTGAATCCTCAGCCCTTTTTAAGTAGTCCTAATCAAGCGATTTACACGATTGTGTTTGTGTCCGCATGGCAAGGTGCAGGGTACCAAATGTTAATCTTTTTAGCTGGTCTGCAAAATATTCCGAATACTGTTTATGAGGCTGCTGATATTGATGGTGTGAATAAGTGGCAAAGGTTCATTCATATTACAATGCCACTACTTAAGCCTACTTCGATCCTAATCATGATTACAACATTAATCGCAGCGTTTAAATTAATTATTCAACCGATGGTTATGACACAAGGTGGCCCAATGAACTCAACTATCACACCTGTATATTATATTTATCAAACTGGTTTTTCTGATCGAATGATTGGATATGCAAGTGCTATGACGGTGATATTTGGCATTTTAATTGGCATCGTCACACTCATTCAAAGCAAAGTAACAAAGGAGGATGACATCTAA
- a CDS encoding glycoside hydrolase family 32 protein: protein MNNKGEDNGMYSLEEANTYIKTTSNQVNNYYRHTYHVMAPVGWINDPNGFIYFKGEYHLFYQYYPYKTQWGPMHWGHVKSKDLINWENAPVALAPDQTYDKDGCFSGTAIEKDGKMYLMYTGHIEGRRPEDVRQVQCMAVSDDGIHFEKVEQNPVISEEDLPDNAKPQDFRDPKVLKHGECYYSLIASKSKEGGGQILLYKSKDLLDWEFVSVLLKGEKDEGPMWECPDLFELNGKDVLIISVEGLPTKENNFTNTHSVLSIIGKMDWEKGIFNKEVVEELDYGMDFYAPQTISDNKNRRIMISWMQMWGRNIPTHTEGHGWAGAMTLPRELVIKNNHLYQRPIPEVKKYYTNNHKMSDIILSNEKKDLSELSCEVGVLELDIDVAKGQHFDLELRSYENEKTILSYDCHSGLLKVDRKQSGVALIGKEPEPVYQRAIQLNPQNHHLKLEIYFDRASVEVFVNEGEYTLTSTIYPTKKSDGIAMCAEGDIHISRIEKWDIEV, encoded by the coding sequence GTGAACAATAAAGGAGAAGATAACGGCATGTACTCATTAGAAGAAGCAAACACGTATATAAAAACGACAAGTAACCAAGTAAACAATTACTATCGACATACCTATCATGTCATGGCACCTGTTGGATGGATTAATGATCCAAATGGTTTTATTTACTTTAAAGGGGAGTACCATTTATTTTATCAATACTATCCATATAAAACACAATGGGGACCAATGCACTGGGGGCACGTGAAAAGTAAAGATTTAATTAATTGGGAGAACGCGCCAGTGGCTTTAGCACCTGATCAAACCTATGATAAGGATGGTTGTTTTTCCGGGACAGCCATTGAAAAAGATGGGAAAATGTATCTCATGTATACAGGACATATAGAAGGAAGAAGACCAGAAGATGTGAGGCAAGTGCAGTGTATGGCTGTTTCCGATGACGGCATACATTTTGAGAAAGTAGAGCAAAACCCTGTTATTTCAGAAGAGGACCTCCCGGATAATGCCAAACCACAAGATTTCAGGGATCCTAAAGTACTCAAACATGGGGAATGCTATTATTCTTTAATCGCCTCAAAATCAAAAGAAGGTGGCGGACAGATTCTTCTTTACAAATCAAAGGATTTACTAGATTGGGAGTTTGTTTCAGTTTTACTGAAAGGAGAAAAGGATGAAGGGCCGATGTGGGAGTGCCCAGATCTTTTTGAATTAAATGGGAAAGATGTCTTGATCATTTCTGTCGAAGGATTACCCACAAAAGAGAACAATTTCACGAATACACATTCTGTTCTTTCTATCATCGGAAAAATGGATTGGGAGAAAGGGATTTTTAATAAAGAGGTCGTCGAAGAGTTAGATTATGGTATGGATTTTTATGCACCACAAACGATTAGTGACAATAAGAATCGCCGAATCATGATTTCCTGGATGCAAATGTGGGGTAGAAACATTCCGACTCATACAGAGGGGCATGGTTGGGCAGGTGCGATGACATTACCTAGAGAGCTCGTCATTAAAAACAATCACCTTTATCAAAGGCCGATTCCAGAAGTGAAAAAATACTACACGAACAACCACAAAATGTCTGACATAATATTATCAAACGAGAAAAAAGACCTTTCAGAACTTTCCTGTGAGGTAGGCGTACTAGAACTGGATATAGATGTAGCAAAAGGGCAGCATTTTGACTTAGAATTAAGAAGTTACGAGAACGAGAAAACGATTTTGAGCTATGATTGTCACTCTGGTCTATTAAAGGTGGATCGTAAGCAAAGTGGTGTGGCGTTGATTGGAAAAGAACCGGAGCCTGTTTATCAAAGGGCTATTCAATTGAATCCGCAAAATCATCATTTAAAGTTAGAGATTTATTTTGATCGTGCTTCTGTAGAAGTGTTTGTCAATGAAGGGGAATATACGCTGACTTCAACAATCTACCCAACTAAAAAATCAGATGGCATCGCCATGTGTGCTGAAGGTGATATCCACATTTCGCGTATAGAAAAATGGGATATTGAGGTTTGA
- the betA gene encoding choline dehydrogenase, giving the protein MTKTYDFVIIGGGSAGSVLGDRLSADGTRNVLVLEAGRSDFSWDLLIQMPAALPFPAGKSLYDWKYESDPEPHMNGRRVKHARGKVLGGSSSINGMIYQRGNPLDYERWGADPGMEKWDFAHCLPYFKRLENALAADPDDDYRGHDGPLKLERGPAKNPLFQAFFDAAVEAGYSRTPDVNGFRQEGFGPFDKHVYKGRRLSASRAYLHPAMKRQNLTVQTRAFVASIDFDGNRATGVTYHRNGKTHQVNAGEVILAGGAINTPQLLQLSGVGDAEHLRSLGINPVVDLPGVGENLQDHLEAYIQYSCPKPVSEQPNLNKLRMPWIGLQWLLGRKGPAATNHFEGGGFVRSNEDVKYPNLMFHFLPVAVRYDGQKADTAHGFQVHVGPMYSDARGSLKIRSKNPKEHPSMVYNYLSTEQDRREWIEAVRISREIMSQPAMAPYNSGEISPGSSVKTDEEILDWVAKDAETALHPSCTAKMGPASDPMAVVDPETMKVHGLENVRVADASAMPYVTNGNIHAPVLMLAEKAADLILGREPLAPIHADFYRHGVHSADAGTIKG; this is encoded by the coding sequence ATGACTAAAACATATGACTTTGTTATTATTGGTGGCGGTAGTGCCGGTTCTGTACTCGGTGATCGCCTAAGTGCAGATGGTACACGCAATGTCCTAGTTCTAGAGGCAGGGCGTAGTGATTTTTCATGGGATCTATTAATTCAAATGCCAGCAGCTTTGCCATTTCCTGCAGGAAAATCGTTGTATGATTGGAAATATGAATCTGATCCTGAACCTCATATGAATGGCCGACGTGTCAAGCATGCTCGTGGAAAAGTACTGGGAGGTTCAAGCTCAATCAACGGTATGATTTATCAGCGTGGTAATCCATTGGATTATGAACGTTGGGGAGCTGATCCAGGTATGGAAAAATGGGATTTTGCTCACTGTCTCCCATATTTTAAACGTTTGGAAAATGCGTTAGCCGCCGATCCAGATGATGACTATCGTGGCCATGATGGTCCGCTTAAATTAGAACGCGGTCCAGCAAAAAATCCTTTGTTCCAAGCATTCTTTGACGCAGCTGTAGAAGCTGGTTACTCACGGACCCCAGATGTAAACGGGTTCCGTCAAGAAGGATTCGGTCCGTTTGATAAGCATGTATACAAAGGCAGACGTTTGTCAGCTTCGCGAGCATATTTACACCCAGCAATGAAGCGTCAAAACCTTACTGTGCAAACCCGTGCTTTCGTTGCAAGTATCGATTTTGATGGTAACCGTGCTACAGGGGTGACGTATCACCGAAACGGAAAAACGCATCAAGTTAATGCAGGTGAAGTGATCCTTGCAGGTGGTGCCATCAATACACCACAGCTCTTGCAATTATCAGGTGTGGGTGATGCAGAACACTTACGCTCACTTGGAATTAATCCGGTCGTTGATCTTCCTGGTGTCGGTGAAAACCTTCAAGATCATCTTGAAGCATATATTCAATACTCTTGTCCAAAACCGGTATCTGAACAACCTAACTTAAATAAGTTGCGGATGCCTTGGATTGGGTTACAGTGGTTACTTGGCCGAAAAGGTCCAGCGGCAACCAACCATTTTGAGGGTGGAGGATTTGTCCGCTCAAATGAAGATGTGAAATATCCAAATTTAATGTTCCACTTCCTTCCAGTAGCGGTTCGGTATGATGGACAAAAAGCAGATACTGCACATGGCTTTCAAGTCCATGTGGGACCTATGTATTCTGATGCACGGGGATCATTAAAGATTCGTTCGAAAAATCCTAAAGAGCATCCGAGTATGGTCTATAATTATCTTTCAACAGAACAGGATCGACGTGAGTGGATTGAAGCGGTACGCATTTCTAGAGAAATTATGTCTCAGCCAGCAATGGCTCCTTACAATTCAGGCGAAATTTCCCCTGGTTCATCTGTTAAAACGGATGAGGAAATTTTGGATTGGGTGGCGAAAGATGCGGAGACAGCTCTTCATCCGTCGTGCACAGCAAAAATGGGACCAGCTTCAGACCCGATGGCTGTCGTAGATCCAGAAACGATGAAGGTGCACGGGCTTGAAAATGTACGTGTCGCTGATGCGTCTGCTATGCCTTATGTCACAAATGGTAATATCCATGCACCTGTGTTAATGTTGGCAGAAAAAGCAGCGGATCTTATCCTTGGACGCGAACCACTTGCACCTATTCATGCTGATTTTTACCGTCATGGGGTACATTCAGCCGATGCAGGCACAATAAAAGGTTAA
- a CDS encoding LacI family DNA-binding transcriptional regulator produces MKPKISDVAKVAGVSPTTVSRVLNNRGYIGKETREKVHEAMEKINYYPNDIARSLYIKKTFLIGVIFPTTSNPFYGQLIFHLENYANSLGYKVLLCNSQGREDKEKSYLQMLQRNQVDGVIAGAHNRGIEEYDIPNLPVVGFDRYLSKNTPVVSSDNYDGGRLASQLLIDKGCKNIIHINGPIDLETPANLRREAYEKVMRDNQLTPITYETTRDNEEVIKRLFDDHPEVDGIFASDDLIAANVMRESRKRNISIPNDLKLIGYDGTQTTRILLPELSTIEQPIKDIAEKCVDILIKQIDGEREDIQQHTILPVRLIDAETT; encoded by the coding sequence GTGAAGCCGAAAATTTCAGATGTAGCCAAAGTTGCTGGTGTATCACCAACAACGGTTTCAAGAGTGCTAAATAATCGAGGATATATTGGTAAAGAAACGAGAGAAAAGGTCCATGAAGCAATGGAGAAGATCAATTATTATCCTAATGATATCGCGAGGTCTTTATATATAAAAAAGACTTTTTTAATTGGGGTTATTTTTCCCACCACGAGTAATCCATTTTATGGCCAATTGATCTTCCATTTAGAAAACTATGCGAACTCCCTAGGATATAAAGTTTTATTATGTAATAGTCAGGGACGTGAAGATAAAGAGAAAAGTTATTTACAAATGCTTCAGCGAAATCAAGTGGATGGGGTTATCGCAGGTGCGCACAACAGAGGAATTGAGGAATACGATATTCCAAACCTTCCCGTAGTAGGGTTTGACCGCTATCTCTCTAAAAACACGCCAGTAGTATCTAGTGATAACTATGACGGTGGGAGATTAGCGTCCCAATTACTAATAGATAAAGGATGCAAAAATATTATCCATATAAACGGCCCGATTGATTTAGAAACGCCAGCTAACTTGAGAAGAGAAGCTTATGAGAAAGTTATGCGAGATAATCAATTAACTCCGATAACTTACGAAACGACGAGAGATAATGAAGAAGTGATAAAACGATTATTTGATGATCATCCCGAGGTAGATGGTATTTTTGCAAGTGATGACCTCATTGCCGCAAATGTTATGAGAGAGTCTAGAAAGAGAAATATTAGCATTCCAAACGATCTTAAGTTAATCGGGTATGATGGCACACAAACCACCAGAATACTGTTACCTGAATTAAGTACGATTGAACAACCTATTAAAGACATTGCAGAAAAATGCGTCGATATTCTTATTAAACAAATTGATGGTGAGAGAGAGGATATTCAACAGCACACTATACTCCCAGTAAGGTTAATTGATGCTGAAACAACTTGA
- the betB gene encoding betaine-aldehyde dehydrogenase encodes MSLKQQYINGEWVTAISGETRDIINPFNQEVIATVPEGNDQDAKAAITAAREAFDNGEWSSTPATERGAIVRKIAELIERDKEELARLESLDTGKTVEESRGDMDDIAGVFRYYAELADKDGGELIDSPVPNGISRVVREPVGVCGQITPWNYPLLQASWKLAPALATGNTLIMKPSEITPLTTIKVFELIEEAGVPAGVANLVLGAGQTVGAELASNGDVDLISFTGGIVTGKKIMQAASVNVKKLALELGGKNPNIIFADADFDIAVDQALNGVFFHAGQICSAGTRLIVEESIHDKFVSALVERVKKFKLGSGFDEETQMGPLISADHLAKVEKYVETGVKEGATLAVGGHRPENSDLQKGFFYLPTIFTDCTTDMKIVQEEAFGPVITVEKFRTEEEAVKLANDSIYGLAGGVWTSDIAKAERCVAKMRMGTVWINEFNLYFPHAPWGGFKQSGIGRELGKLGIEEYTETKHIFQNLKPEPINWF; translated from the coding sequence GTGAGTCTAAAACAACAATACATTAATGGTGAATGGGTGACGGCGATTTCAGGCGAAACACGCGATATTATAAATCCATTTAACCAGGAAGTGATTGCCACTGTTCCAGAAGGTAACGATCAAGATGCGAAAGCAGCGATCACTGCAGCAAGAGAAGCCTTTGATAACGGTGAATGGTCTTCAACCCCAGCGACAGAGCGGGGGGCTATCGTAAGAAAAATCGCTGAATTAATTGAGAGAGATAAAGAAGAACTTGCCAGATTAGAATCGTTAGATACTGGTAAAACAGTCGAAGAAAGCCGAGGCGACATGGATGATATCGCTGGCGTATTTCGCTATTATGCTGAACTTGCCGACAAAGATGGCGGAGAACTGATTGATTCTCCAGTGCCAAATGGTATCAGTCGGGTCGTTCGTGAACCTGTTGGCGTTTGTGGGCAAATTACACCGTGGAATTATCCATTATTACAAGCATCTTGGAAACTAGCACCAGCTCTTGCCACGGGAAACACGTTAATCATGAAGCCAAGTGAAATTACCCCACTTACGACTATTAAAGTATTTGAACTGATAGAAGAGGCAGGAGTGCCTGCCGGTGTTGCAAACCTAGTACTTGGTGCTGGCCAAACTGTTGGTGCCGAACTAGCGAGCAATGGTGATGTTGACCTTATTTCCTTTACTGGCGGCATTGTAACTGGGAAGAAAATTATGCAAGCAGCAAGCGTTAACGTGAAAAAGCTTGCCCTTGAACTCGGTGGCAAAAACCCTAACATCATTTTTGCAGATGCCGATTTTGACATAGCTGTAGATCAAGCTTTAAACGGGGTATTCTTCCACGCAGGACAAATCTGTTCTGCTGGTACAAGACTGATTGTTGAAGAAAGTATTCACGATAAGTTCGTTAGCGCACTTGTAGAGCGAGTGAAAAAGTTTAAACTAGGAAGCGGATTTGACGAAGAGACCCAAATGGGGCCACTCATTTCAGCTGATCACCTTGCAAAAGTCGAGAAATATGTTGAAACAGGTGTGAAAGAAGGGGCGACATTAGCAGTGGGTGGTCACCGTCCAGAAAATTCGGACCTTCAAAAAGGTTTTTTCTACTTGCCTACTATTTTTACGGACTGTACGACAGATATGAAGATAGTTCAAGAGGAAGCTTTTGGACCTGTTATCACGGTCGAGAAATTCCGTACCGAAGAGGAAGCAGTCAAACTTGCCAATGACTCTATTTACGGGCTAGCTGGTGGCGTTTGGACGAGCGATATTGCAAAAGCTGAACGTTGTGTCGCCAAGATGCGTATGGGAACGGTTTGGATCAATGAATTTAACTTATACTTCCCACATGCTCCATGGGGTGGTTTTAAGCAATCTGGAATTGGACGTGAACTAGGAAAACTAGGTATTGAAGAATATACAGAAACAAAGCATATTTTCCAAAACCTCAAACCTGAACCGATTAATTGGTTCTAG
- a CDS encoding LysR family transcriptional regulator → MNIEALQHFNKVYQMNSINSAAKELFITPQGLSKTIKQLELELEAELFDRGPRGMEPTEAGELLYARSQHIVYLMEDLKKEISIISGRKGTLNVVVTYSSTALIPVEMLYEFSDSYLGIQIKIKELPDDSSFHQMFQEDVDIGLVNDYEDIENCEHELLALGEAVVVVSHKHRLADKDEISIDDLKEEPLVVKSVGKGKDHIFVAKCLDRGFTPNVVHEFGSIITAHRMCQLNGFVAISVDFVEASLKQKDLKIIRLKEKIPQNIYLVSRKRGIQSKAIVLFKKYIKDKTDKTKSI, encoded by the coding sequence ATGAATATAGAGGCGCTACAACATTTTAACAAGGTTTATCAGATGAATAGTATCAACTCTGCGGCTAAAGAACTATTTATTACCCCTCAAGGCTTAAGTAAAACGATTAAACAACTTGAATTAGAATTAGAGGCTGAACTATTCGATCGAGGCCCCCGTGGTATGGAACCGACTGAAGCAGGTGAATTGCTATATGCACGATCTCAGCATATCGTGTATCTGATGGAAGATTTAAAAAAAGAAATCAGTATTATAAGCGGTAGAAAAGGGACGCTAAATGTTGTTGTCACGTATTCATCAACAGCGTTAATACCTGTGGAAATGTTGTATGAGTTCTCTGATAGTTATCTTGGCATTCAAATAAAAATAAAAGAGTTACCTGATGACTCATCATTTCATCAAATGTTTCAAGAAGATGTGGATATTGGGTTAGTAAACGATTATGAAGATATAGAGAACTGCGAACATGAATTACTTGCATTAGGAGAAGCGGTTGTGGTCGTTTCCCATAAGCACCGTTTAGCAGACAAAGATGAGATTTCCATTGATGACCTTAAAGAAGAGCCTTTAGTTGTTAAGTCGGTCGGGAAAGGCAAAGATCATATCTTTGTGGCTAAATGCTTGGATAGAGGCTTTACACCGAACGTTGTCCATGAATTTGGAAGCATTATAACAGCCCATCGCATGTGCCAATTAAATGGATTTGTTGCTATATCGGTAGATTTCGTCGAAGCATCACTAAAGCAGAAGGATTTAAAAATAATTAGATTAAAAGAGAAAATCCCCCAAAATATTTATTTAGTGTCTAGAAAAAGGGGAATTCAATCAAAGGCGATTGTGCTGTTCAAAAAGTATATAAAGGATAAAACAGATAAAACCAAGTCGATTTAA
- a CDS encoding carbohydrate ABC transporter permease, giving the protein MSRQGKKIVEYIFLILLACLFIFPLLWMIVSSMKPESHIYLDMNSIKAFLPSMDPSQWFITYKELFSRFDILQYVFNSVTYAVVITGGSIVVNAMAGYAFAKFEFSGKKFLFALLLVLLIVPLETIIITQFTVAHTLGILNTRLAVVLPMIANMFFIYLFRNFFKAVPDEVIESVKLDGANYWTIFWRIMLPMSKPAIATVGTLSFIASWNDYLWPLMVLTDTSMFPLQVAITNINTTQPVYTNQVMAILTISTIPLIIVYIVAQKYILQGLGGSGTGIK; this is encoded by the coding sequence ATGAGCAGACAAGGTAAAAAAATTGTAGAGTATATCTTTCTTATTTTATTAGCCTGTCTTTTTATCTTTCCTTTGTTATGGATGATTGTTTCCTCTATGAAACCAGAATCACATATTTATTTGGACATGAATAGTATTAAGGCCTTCCTCCCTTCCATGGACCCATCGCAATGGTTCATCACATATAAAGAACTATTTTCAAGGTTTGATATTCTTCAATATGTATTCAATAGTGTCACTTACGCTGTTGTCATAACAGGTGGATCGATCGTAGTGAATGCGATGGCGGGTTATGCATTTGCAAAGTTTGAATTTAGCGGAAAAAAATTTCTGTTTGCCTTATTACTAGTGTTGTTAATTGTCCCATTGGAAACGATTATTATTACGCAATTCACGGTTGCACACACATTAGGTATCTTAAATACAAGATTAGCGGTTGTCTTACCAATGATAGCTAACATGTTCTTCATCTATTTGTTTAGAAACTTCTTTAAAGCAGTACCAGATGAAGTCATTGAGTCGGTGAAATTAGATGGGGCCAATTATTGGACAATATTTTGGAGAATAATGTTACCTATGTCCAAACCGGCAATCGCCACAGTGGGGACGCTATCATTTATCGCTAGTTGGAATGACTATTTATGGCCCTTGATGGTCTTAACAGATACAAGTATGTTTCCATTACAAGTAGCGATTACGAATATTAATACGACACAACCTGTTTATACGAATCAAGTCATGGCCATTCTAACGATCTCGACTATTCCGTTGATAATCGTTTATATTGTGGCACAAAAGTATATATTACAAGGTCTTGGTGGCTCTGGAACAGGGATAAAATAG
- the glf gene encoding UDP-galactopyranose mutase gives MYDYLIVGAGLFGSVFAYEAKKRGKKCLVIDKRAHIGGNVYTEKIEGINVHKYGAHIFHTNNKEIWDYVNQFADFNRYTNSPIANFRGEIYNLPFNMNTFNTLWGTSTPDEAKAKIEQQKMAAGITEPTNLEEQAISLVGTDIYEKLIKGYTEKQWGRSAKELPTFIIKRLPVRFTYDNNYFNDRFQGIPIGGYTAIFEKMLDEIDVKLNIDFFKQREKLERLANKVVYTGMIDQYYDYKFGVLDYRSLHFETNVLDNTPNYQGNAVVNYTDKETPYTRIIEHKHFEFGTQEETVITKEFPSEWQPGDEPYYPINDNKNNEIFKKYKALADNESRVIFGGRLANYKYFDMHQVIGAALTKVEKEFPS, from the coding sequence ATGTATGATTATCTCATTGTGGGAGCTGGATTATTCGGCTCAGTCTTTGCCTATGAAGCTAAAAAAAGAGGAAAGAAATGCTTAGTTATTGATAAACGTGCACATATTGGTGGTAATGTTTATACGGAGAAAATTGAAGGAATCAACGTACATAAATATGGGGCACACATCTTTCATACAAATAATAAAGAGATTTGGGACTATGTCAATCAATTCGCGGACTTTAATCGGTATACGAACTCGCCAATCGCTAATTTTAGAGGCGAGATTTATAATCTTCCTTTTAATATGAATACATTTAACACATTATGGGGCACCTCTACCCCTGATGAAGCAAAAGCGAAGATTGAGCAGCAAAAAATGGCTGCTGGCATTACGGAACCGACAAACCTAGAAGAACAAGCGATTTCCCTTGTTGGAACAGATATTTATGAAAAACTCATCAAAGGATACACCGAAAAACAATGGGGAAGGTCAGCAAAAGAATTACCTACCTTTATCATTAAACGGTTACCCGTTCGGTTTACCTACGACAACAATTACTTTAATGATCGTTTTCAAGGCATTCCAATTGGTGGTTATACTGCCATTTTCGAAAAAATGTTAGACGAGATTGATGTTAAATTAAATATTGATTTCTTTAAACAACGCGAAAAGCTAGAACGACTGGCTAACAAAGTTGTTTATACAGGTATGATTGACCAGTATTATGATTACAAATTTGGCGTTTTAGACTATAGAAGCTTACATTTTGAAACAAACGTATTAGATAACACGCCTAATTATCAAGGAAATGCGGTTGTGAACTATACGGATAAAGAAACACCTTATACAAGGATTATCGAACATAAACATTTTGAGTTTGGTACACAAGAAGAAACCGTCATTACGAAAGAGTTCCCATCTGAATGGCAGCCTGGTGACGAACCTTATTATCCAATTAATGACAACAAAAACAATGAGATATTCAAAAAATACAAAGCTTTAGCGGACAATGAATCACGTGTGATCTTTGGGGGCAGATTGGCCAACTACAAATACTTTGATATGCATCAAGTCATCGGAGCTGCCTTAACTAAAGTCGAAAAAGAATTTCCTTCATAA